A single Cellulomonas sp. SLBN-39 DNA region contains:
- the metK gene encoding methionine adenosyltransferase, protein MSDASSRLFTSESVTEGHPDKICDQISDAILDAILEQDPAARVAVETMVTTGLVHVAGEVTTSAYVEIPQIVREVVRGIGYTSSHIGFDGDSCGVSVSIGAQSPDIAAGVDKAIEVRDDASGMDPLDLQGAGDQGLMFGYATDDTPTLMPLPVWLAHRLAERLAQVRKDGSVAGLRPDGKTQVTIAYDGDRPVGLDTVVVSSQHEPDLSSRDLERLVAEHVVAPVLEGLDLDTASHRLLVNPTGQFVIGGPQGDAGLTGRKIIVDTYGGMARHGGGAFSGKDPSKVDRSAAYAMRWVAKNVVAAGLARRCEVQVAYAIGKAHPVGLYVETFGTSTVPQERLTAAIREVFDLRPAAIVRDLDLLRPVYRRTAAYGHFGRELPGFTWERTDRTAALLAAVG, encoded by the coding sequence ATGAGTGATGCGTCGTCGCGCCTGTTCACGTCGGAGTCGGTCACCGAGGGTCACCCCGACAAGATCTGCGACCAGATCTCCGACGCGATCCTCGACGCGATCCTCGAGCAGGACCCCGCCGCGCGCGTCGCGGTCGAGACGATGGTGACGACGGGCCTCGTGCACGTCGCCGGCGAGGTCACGACCAGCGCGTACGTCGAGATCCCGCAGATCGTCCGCGAGGTCGTGCGCGGCATCGGGTACACCTCGTCGCACATCGGGTTCGACGGTGACTCGTGCGGCGTGTCGGTCTCGATCGGCGCGCAGTCGCCCGACATCGCCGCGGGCGTCGACAAGGCCATCGAGGTGCGCGACGACGCGTCCGGCATGGACCCGCTGGACCTGCAGGGCGCCGGCGACCAGGGCCTGATGTTCGGGTACGCGACCGACGACACGCCCACCCTCATGCCGCTGCCGGTGTGGCTCGCGCACCGGCTGGCCGAGCGCCTGGCCCAGGTGCGCAAGGACGGCTCCGTCGCCGGTCTGCGGCCCGACGGCAAGACCCAGGTGACGATCGCGTACGACGGCGACCGCCCGGTGGGCCTGGACACCGTCGTGGTGTCCTCCCAGCACGAGCCCGACCTGTCGTCGCGCGACCTGGAGCGCCTGGTGGCCGAGCACGTCGTGGCCCCGGTGCTCGAGGGCCTCGACCTCGACACCGCGTCGCACCGCCTGCTGGTCAACCCCACCGGCCAGTTCGTCATCGGCGGCCCGCAGGGCGACGCGGGGCTGACGGGCCGCAAGATCATCGTCGACACGTACGGCGGCATGGCCCGGCACGGTGGCGGGGCGTTCTCCGGCAAGGACCCGTCGAAGGTGGACCGGTCCGCGGCGTACGCGATGCGCTGGGTGGCCAAGAACGTCGTTGCCGCGGGCCTGGCCCGCCGCTGCGAGGTGCAGGTCGCGTACGCGATCGGCAAGGCGCACCCCGTGGGCCTGTACGTCGAGACGTTCGGCACGAGCACCGTGCCGCAGGAGCGGCTGACCGCGGCGATCCGCGAGGTGTTCGACCTGCGCCCGGCCGCGATCGTGCGGGACCTGGACCTGCTGCGCCCGGTGTACCGGCGCACGGCCGCGTACGGGCACTTCGGCCGGGAGCTGCCCGGGTTCACCTGGGAGCGCACCGACCGCACGGCCGCGCTGCTCGCGGCCGTCGGCTGA
- the coaBC gene encoding bifunctional phosphopantothenoylcysteine decarboxylase/phosphopantothenate--cysteine ligase CoaBC, producing the protein MRVVLGVAGGIAAYKAVLLLRLLREQGHDVRVVPTRASLEFVGRATWEALSGQPVTTDVFEDVDQVAHVAVGKSADLVVVAPATADLMARAAAGRADDLLTATLLVARCPVLLAPAMHTEMWEHPATVANVATLRARGVHVLEPASGRLTGADTGPGRLPEPEEIAAAALALVAPPAVAQDLAGARVVVSAGGTREPLDPVRFLGNRSSGRQGVALAAVAARRGARVTLVAANVAADVLARAGATVEVVEVETGEQLRAAVRAAAKDADVVVMAAAVADYSPASTAPAKMKKSGQPPVLHLVETTDVLRELVTDPPRAGQTVVGFAAETGDGDGDVLDHGRAKARRKGADLLVVNAVGAGLGFGTTTNDITVLDREGRTVTTGAGTKDAVAGVVWDAVRDLVGRAPAADVVHDRPAGGSSDGHGADGPS; encoded by the coding sequence ATGCGCGTCGTCCTCGGTGTCGCCGGCGGGATCGCCGCCTACAAGGCGGTCCTGCTGCTGCGGCTGCTGCGTGAGCAGGGCCACGACGTGCGCGTCGTGCCGACCCGGGCGTCGCTGGAGTTCGTGGGCCGGGCGACCTGGGAGGCCCTCTCGGGGCAGCCGGTGACGACCGACGTCTTCGAGGACGTCGACCAGGTCGCGCACGTGGCGGTCGGCAAGTCCGCCGACCTGGTGGTCGTGGCACCCGCGACCGCCGACCTGATGGCTCGTGCGGCCGCGGGCCGGGCCGACGACCTGCTCACCGCGACGCTGCTGGTGGCGCGGTGCCCCGTGCTGCTGGCCCCCGCGATGCACACCGAGATGTGGGAGCACCCGGCCACGGTCGCGAACGTGGCGACGCTGCGCGCGCGCGGCGTGCACGTGCTCGAGCCCGCGTCGGGCCGGCTCACCGGTGCGGACACCGGGCCCGGGCGGCTGCCGGAGCCGGAGGAGATCGCCGCGGCGGCCCTGGCGCTCGTCGCCCCGCCGGCCGTCGCGCAGGACCTCGCCGGGGCGCGCGTCGTGGTGTCGGCCGGCGGCACGCGCGAGCCGCTGGACCCCGTGCGCTTCCTCGGCAACCGGTCCTCGGGCCGGCAGGGCGTCGCGCTGGCCGCCGTCGCCGCGCGCCGCGGGGCCCGGGTGACGCTCGTCGCCGCCAACGTCGCCGCGGACGTGCTCGCACGCGCCGGTGCGACCGTCGAGGTGGTCGAGGTCGAGACCGGCGAGCAGCTGCGCGCGGCGGTCCGCGCCGCGGCGAAGGACGCCGACGTCGTGGTGATGGCCGCCGCGGTCGCCGACTACTCGCCGGCGAGCACCGCGCCGGCGAAGATGAAGAAGTCCGGCCAGCCGCCGGTGCTGCACCTGGTCGAGACGACCGACGTGCTGCGCGAGCTGGTGACCGACCCGCCGCGTGCCGGGCAGACGGTCGTCGGGTTCGCCGCCGAGACCGGCGACGGCGACGGCGACGTGCTCGACCACGGTCGCGCGAAGGCCCGGCGCAAGGGCGCCGACCTGCTCGTCGTGAACGCCGTGGGCGCGGGCCTGGGCTTCGGTACCACGACGAACGACATCACCGTCCTCGACCGCGAGGGCCGGACCGTCACGACGGGTGCGGGCACCAAGGACGCGGTCGCCGGCGTGGTCTGGGACGCGGTGCGCGACCTCGTCGGCCGCGCTCCCGCCGCGGACGTCGTGCACGACCGCCCGGCGGGTGGGTCGTCCGACGGGCACGGTGCGGACGGCCCGTCCTGA
- the rpoZ gene encoding DNA-directed RNA polymerase subunit omega — MSGTVAAPTGITDPPIDRLLARADSKYALVLFSAMRARQINAYYAQLNEGLLEYVGPLVETRPQEKPLSIAMREIDGGLLTSEATAEA, encoded by the coding sequence GTGTCCGGAACCGTCGCCGCCCCCACGGGCATCACCGACCCGCCGATCGACCGCCTGCTCGCCCGCGCGGACTCCAAGTACGCGCTCGTGCTCTTCTCGGCGATGCGTGCCCGTCAGATCAACGCGTACTACGCCCAGCTCAACGAGGGCCTGCTCGAGTACGTCGGGCCGCTCGTCGAGACCCGCCCGCAGGAGAAGCCGCTGTCCATCGCGATGCGCGAGATCGACGGCGGGCTGCTGACGTCCGAGGCGACGGCCGAGGCCTGA
- the gmk gene encoding guanylate kinase, with protein sequence MTTQPARLTVLAGPTAVGKGTVSADIRARYPQVWLSVSMTTRDPRPGEVDGVHYHFVSTERFEEMVAAGELLEWAVVHGRNRYGTPRGPVLERLAAGEPALLEIDLQGARQVRASMPEARFVFLAPPTWDELVRRLVGRGTEGPEERERRLASARVEMAAEPEFDHVVVNDDVHRATDELVGLMGLAPSEG encoded by the coding sequence ATGACGACGCAGCCGGCACGTCTGACCGTGCTCGCCGGACCCACCGCCGTCGGCAAGGGGACCGTGTCCGCGGACATCCGCGCCCGGTACCCGCAGGTGTGGCTCTCGGTGTCGATGACGACCCGCGACCCCCGCCCGGGCGAGGTCGACGGCGTGCACTACCACTTCGTGTCGACCGAGCGCTTCGAGGAGATGGTCGCGGCCGGCGAGCTGCTGGAGTGGGCCGTCGTGCACGGTCGCAACCGGTACGGCACCCCGCGCGGCCCGGTCCTGGAGCGGCTCGCCGCGGGGGAGCCCGCGCTGCTGGAGATCGACCTGCAGGGCGCGCGTCAGGTGCGCGCGTCGATGCCCGAGGCGCGGTTCGTCTTCCTCGCCCCGCCGACGTGGGACGAGCTGGTCCGACGCCTCGTCGGGCGCGGCACGGAGGGGCCCGAGGAGCGGGAGCGGCGGCTCGCGTCGGCCCGTGTGGAGATGGCCGCGGAGCCCGAGTTCGACCACGTGGTCGTCAACGACGACGTGCACCGGGCGACCGACGAGCTCGTCGGCCTCATGGGGCTGGCCCCGAGCGAGGGCTAG
- the mihF gene encoding integration host factor, actinobacterial type: MALPPLTPEQRAAALEKAAAARQARAEVKNRLKYSQGSLSEVIEQGQKDETIGKLKVAALLESLPGVGKVKARAIMSEIGISETRRVRGLGPHQVKALVDRFG; encoded by the coding sequence GTGGCTCTTCCTCCGCTGACTCCAGAACAGCGCGCAGCAGCGCTCGAGAAGGCCGCCGCAGCCCGGCAGGCCCGTGCCGAGGTGAAGAATCGCCTCAAGTACTCCCAGGGTTCGCTCTCGGAGGTCATCGAGCAGGGCCAGAAGGACGAGACGATCGGCAAGCTCAAGGTCGCGGCCCTGCTGGAGTCCCTGCCGGGCGTGGGCAAGGTCAAGGCCCGCGCGATCATGTCCGAGATCGGGATCTCCGAGACCCGCCGTGTGCGCGGGCTGGGACCCCACCAGGTCAAGGCGCTCGTCGACCGGTTCGGCTGA
- the pyrF gene encoding orotidine-5'-phosphate decarboxylase → MRAPFGARLAAAAAAHGPLCVGIDPHASLLAAWGLTDAAAGLRTFALTVLDAVAGRVAAVKPQAAFFERHGAAGVAVLEEVVAAGRETGTLVVVDAKRGDIGSTMGGYADAFLRDGSPLAGDALTVSPYLGVGSLTPAAQAALATGRGLFALCLTSNPEGRSVQHARSADGVSVAAQVAAWAAGLNAGADPQGSVGLVVGATVGDAAAEAGVDLEAVRGPFLAPGVGAQGAGAAELRAVFGRARGHVLASSSRGVLGAGPDVGALRAAARRAADEAAAALG, encoded by the coding sequence GTGCGTGCACCGTTCGGTGCCCGCCTGGCCGCTGCCGCGGCCGCGCACGGGCCCCTGTGCGTCGGCATCGACCCGCACGCCTCGCTGCTCGCGGCGTGGGGGCTGACCGACGCCGCCGCGGGGCTGCGCACGTTCGCGCTGACGGTGCTCGACGCGGTCGCCGGGCGGGTCGCGGCGGTCAAGCCGCAGGCGGCGTTCTTCGAGCGGCACGGGGCGGCGGGGGTGGCCGTCCTCGAGGAGGTCGTGGCAGCCGGGCGCGAGACCGGGACGCTCGTCGTCGTGGACGCCAAGCGCGGAGACATCGGCTCGACGATGGGCGGCTACGCCGACGCCTTCCTGCGCGACGGCTCGCCGCTGGCCGGCGACGCGCTGACGGTGTCGCCGTACCTGGGCGTCGGGTCGTTGACGCCGGCCGCGCAGGCGGCGCTCGCCACGGGCCGCGGGCTCTTCGCCCTGTGCCTGACGTCGAACCCGGAGGGGCGCAGCGTGCAGCACGCGCGCTCGGCGGACGGGGTCAGCGTGGCGGCGCAGGTCGCGGCCTGGGCGGCCGGGCTGAACGCGGGCGCCGACCCGCAGGGGTCGGTGGGTCTCGTCGTGGGTGCGACGGTCGGCGACGCCGCCGCGGAGGCGGGCGTCGACCTGGAGGCCGTCCGCGGACCGTTCCTGGCGCCTGGCGTGGGGGCCCAGGGGGCGGGTGCGGCGGAGCTGCGGGCGGTGTTCGGCCGGGCGCGCGGGCACGTGCTGGCGTCGTCGTCGCGCGGCGTCCTCGGGGCGGGACCGGACGTCGGCGCGCTGCGGGCGGCGGCCCGCCGGGCGGCGGACGAGGCGGCGGCGGCCCTCGGCTGA
- the carB gene encoding carbamoyl-phosphate synthase large subunit has product MPRRDDLKSILVIGSGPIVIGQACEFDYSGTQACRVLKQEGLRVVLVNSNPATIMTDPEFADATYVEPITTEVLTTIIAKERPDAILPTLGGQTALNAAIALDEAGVLAEYDVELIGANIASIQKGEDREAFKEVVEVAGGESARSAIVHTVDDALAAVEDLGYPVVVRPSFTMGGLGSGIAYDEEDLRRIVGQGLHYSPTTEVLLEESILGWKEYELELMRDKHDNVVVVCSIENVDPVGVHTGDSVTVAPALTLTDREYQRMRDIAIAVIREVGVDTGGCNIQFAVEPDTGRIIVIEMNPRVSRSSALASKATGFPIAKIAARLAVGYTLDEIPNDITGSTPASFEPTLDYVVVKVPRFAFEKFPAADPTLTTTMKSVGEAMALGRSFTEALGKAMRSLDKAGSTFHWDGEPAAGEELDRLVASISTPTEHRLVDVQQVLRAGVGVDEVYARTGIDPWFLDQVQLVNEVAAETAAADALTRDVLDRAKRHGLSDVQVASLRRSSEDAVRRTRWALGVRPVYKTVDTCAAEFAARTPYHYSSYDEEDEVAPRERPAILILGSGPNRIGQGIEFDYSCVHAALALKGEYETVMVNCNPETVSTDYDTADRLYFEPLTFEDVLEVYEAELRAGPVEGLIVTLGGQTPLSLAQRLADAGLPILGTSPEAIDAAEDRGEFGRVLEAAGLPAPAFGTATTLEGARETARRIGFPVLVRPSYVLGGRGMEIVYDEAQLTEYVQRALVEAVGGPRAGTLPPLLIDRFLDDAIEIDVDALFDGTELFLGGVMEHIEEAGIHSGDSACALPPVTLSTAELERIRVSTEAIARGVGVRGLLNIQFALVSDVLYVLEANPRASRTAPFVSKATGVSLAKAAALVMAGRTIAELRAEGVLPATDASVLDLDAPIAVKEAVLPFKRFRTREGVVVDTVLGPEMRSTGEVMGFDVDFPTAFAKSQDASFGGLPTSGTVFISVADRDKRSIVFPVKRLVELGFEILATEGTAAVLRRSGITSRVVRKHSAGRGAAGEPTIVDLITDGAVDMVVNTPSGQGARADGYEIRAATTAADKAIVTTVQQLGAAVQAIEARQAGPYRVTSLQEHGAAADVRRAARTAASA; this is encoded by the coding sequence ATGCCCCGCCGTGACGACCTCAAGAGCATCCTGGTCATCGGCTCCGGCCCGATCGTCATCGGCCAGGCCTGCGAGTTCGACTACTCCGGCACCCAGGCGTGCCGGGTGCTCAAGCAGGAGGGCCTGCGGGTCGTCCTGGTGAACTCCAACCCGGCCACGATCATGACGGACCCGGAGTTCGCCGACGCCACGTACGTCGAGCCGATCACCACCGAGGTCCTCACCACGATCATCGCCAAGGAGCGGCCCGACGCGATCCTGCCCACCCTCGGCGGGCAGACCGCGCTCAACGCCGCGATCGCGCTCGACGAGGCCGGCGTGCTCGCCGAGTACGACGTCGAGCTCATCGGCGCGAACATCGCCTCGATCCAGAAGGGCGAGGACCGCGAGGCCTTCAAGGAGGTCGTCGAGGTCGCCGGCGGGGAGTCGGCGCGGTCGGCGATCGTGCACACCGTCGACGACGCGCTCGCCGCGGTCGAGGACCTCGGGTACCCGGTCGTCGTGCGACCGTCGTTCACGATGGGCGGGCTGGGGTCGGGGATCGCCTACGACGAGGAGGACCTGCGTCGCATCGTCGGCCAGGGCCTGCACTACTCGCCGACCACCGAGGTGCTCCTCGAGGAGTCCATCCTCGGCTGGAAGGAGTACGAGCTCGAGCTCATGCGCGACAAGCACGACAACGTCGTGGTCGTCTGCTCGATCGAGAACGTGGACCCCGTCGGCGTGCACACCGGCGACTCGGTGACGGTCGCCCCGGCGCTGACGCTCACGGACCGCGAGTACCAGCGGATGCGCGACATCGCGATCGCCGTCATCCGCGAGGTCGGGGTCGACACCGGCGGCTGCAACATCCAGTTCGCCGTCGAGCCCGACACGGGGCGCATCATCGTCATCGAGATGAACCCGCGGGTGTCGCGCTCGTCGGCGCTGGCGTCGAAGGCGACGGGCTTCCCGATCGCGAAGATCGCGGCCCGGCTCGCCGTGGGGTACACCCTCGACGAGATCCCGAACGACATCACCGGCTCGACGCCGGCGTCGTTCGAGCCGACGCTCGACTACGTCGTGGTCAAGGTGCCCCGGTTCGCGTTCGAGAAGTTCCCCGCGGCGGACCCGACGCTGACGACGACCATGAAGTCCGTCGGTGAGGCCATGGCGCTGGGCCGCAGCTTCACCGAGGCCCTCGGCAAGGCCATGCGCTCGCTCGACAAGGCGGGCAGCACGTTCCACTGGGACGGGGAGCCGGCCGCCGGCGAGGAGCTCGACCGGCTCGTCGCGTCGATCTCGACGCCGACCGAGCACCGGCTCGTCGACGTGCAGCAGGTGCTGCGCGCCGGCGTCGGCGTCGACGAGGTCTACGCCCGCACGGGCATCGACCCGTGGTTCCTCGACCAGGTCCAGCTCGTCAACGAGGTCGCGGCCGAGACCGCCGCGGCCGACGCGCTGACCCGCGACGTGCTCGACCGCGCCAAGCGGCACGGCCTGTCCGACGTGCAGGTCGCGTCGCTGCGTCGCAGCAGCGAGGACGCGGTGCGCCGCACGCGGTGGGCGCTGGGCGTGCGCCCCGTCTACAAGACGGTCGACACGTGCGCCGCCGAGTTCGCGGCCCGCACCCCGTACCACTACTCGTCCTACGACGAGGAGGACGAGGTCGCCCCCCGCGAGCGCCCCGCGATCCTCATCCTCGGGTCGGGACCGAACCGGATCGGCCAGGGCATCGAGTTCGACTACTCGTGCGTGCACGCGGCGCTGGCGCTCAAGGGCGAGTACGAGACCGTCATGGTCAACTGCAACCCCGAGACCGTCTCGACCGACTACGACACGGCCGACCGCCTGTACTTCGAGCCCCTGACCTTCGAGGACGTCCTCGAGGTGTACGAGGCCGAGCTGCGCGCCGGGCCCGTCGAGGGGCTGATCGTCACGCTCGGCGGGCAGACGCCCCTGTCGCTCGCGCAGCGGCTGGCCGACGCAGGCCTGCCGATCCTCGGCACGTCCCCGGAGGCGATCGACGCCGCGGAGGACCGCGGCGAGTTCGGCAGGGTGCTCGAGGCCGCGGGCCTGCCCGCCCCGGCGTTCGGCACCGCCACCACGCTCGAGGGGGCCCGCGAGACCGCCCGGCGGATCGGGTTCCCCGTCCTGGTGCGGCCCTCCTACGTGCTCGGCGGGCGCGGCATGGAGATCGTCTACGACGAGGCCCAGCTCACCGAGTACGTGCAGCGCGCGCTCGTCGAGGCCGTCGGCGGACCGCGCGCGGGCACCCTCCCGCCGCTGCTCATCGACCGGTTCCTCGACGACGCGATCGAGATCGACGTCGACGCGCTGTTCGACGGCACCGAGCTGTTCCTCGGCGGCGTGATGGAGCACATCGAGGAGGCCGGGATCCACTCCGGCGACTCGGCGTGCGCGCTCCCGCCGGTGACGCTGTCGACGGCGGAGCTCGAGCGGATCCGCGTCTCCACCGAGGCGATCGCCCGCGGAGTGGGCGTGCGGGGGCTGCTGAACATCCAGTTCGCCCTGGTGTCCGACGTGCTCTACGTGCTGGAGGCCAACCCCCGCGCGTCGCGCACGGCACCCTTCGTGTCCAAGGCGACCGGGGTCTCGCTGGCCAAGGCCGCGGCCCTCGTCATGGCGGGACGCACGATCGCGGAGCTGCGGGCCGAGGGCGTGCTGCCGGCCACCGACGCGTCGGTGCTGGACCTCGACGCGCCGATCGCCGTCAAGGAGGCCGTGCTGCCGTTCAAGCGGTTCCGCACCCGCGAGGGCGTGGTCGTCGACACGGTGCTCGGGCCGGAGATGCGCTCGACCGGTGAGGTCATGGGCTTCGACGTGGACTTCCCGACGGCGTTCGCGAAGTCCCAGGACGCGTCGTTCGGCGGCCTGCCCACGTCCGGCACGGTCTTCATCTCCGTCGCCGACCGCGACAAGCGCTCGATCGTCTTCCCGGTGAAGCGGCTGGTCGAGCTCGGGTTCGAGATCCTCGCGACCGAGGGGACCGCGGCCGTGCTGCGGCGCAGCGGCATCACCTCGCGCGTGGTGCGCAAGCACTCCGCCGGACGCGGGGCGGCGGGGGAGCCGACGATCGTCGACCTCATCACCGACGGCGCGGTCGACATGGTCGTCAACACCCCGTCCGGCCAGGGCGCCCGGGCCGACGGGTACGAGATCCGGGCGGCGACGACGGCCGCGGACAAGGCGATCGTCACGACCGTGCAGCAGCTCGGGGCGGCGGTGCAGGCGATCGAGGCCCGGCAGGCCGGCCCCTACCGGGTGACGAGCCTGCAGGAGCACGGCGCGGCGGCGGACGTGCGGCGGGCGGCGCGCACGGCGGCGTCCGCGTGA
- the carA gene encoding glutamine-hydrolyzing carbamoyl-phosphate synthase small subunit produces MSDAILVLEDGRTFTGRAYGAVGRTLGEIVFNTGMTGYQETLTDPSYHRQIVVMTAPHIGNTGVNDEDDESTRIWVAGYVVREPARRASSWRSRRTLDEELVAQGVVGISGLDTRALTRHLRERGVMRAGVFSGPALHGEDGTRRPVDELLDEVRSAPPMAGADLAAEVSVDTAYVVPALGPDGTPREQPLARVAAVDLGIKAMTPQRLAERGVEVHVLPSTSTIADVLAVEPDGVFFSNGPGDPSAATHEIDLLRGVLDRRVPFFGICYGNQLFGRALGFGTYKLGYGHRGVNQPVMDRTTGKVEITAHNHGFAVDAPRDADTVAPFDGGRYGRVRVSHVCLNDDVVEGLEALDLPAFSVQYHPEAAAGPHDAAYLFDRFLDLMTAPRDGSHDAPAGAAGPTDEKGAA; encoded by the coding sequence ATGAGCGACGCGATCCTCGTCCTCGAGGACGGCCGCACGTTCACCGGACGGGCCTACGGCGCCGTCGGTCGGACGCTGGGGGAGATCGTCTTCAACACCGGCATGACCGGGTACCAGGAGACCCTCACCGACCCCTCGTACCACCGGCAGATCGTCGTGATGACCGCCCCGCACATCGGCAACACCGGCGTGAACGACGAGGACGACGAGTCGACGCGCATCTGGGTCGCGGGCTACGTGGTCCGCGAACCCGCGCGCCGCGCGTCGAGCTGGCGCTCGCGCCGCACGCTCGACGAGGAGCTCGTCGCGCAGGGTGTCGTCGGGATCAGCGGGCTGGACACCCGGGCGCTGACGCGGCACCTGCGCGAGCGCGGCGTGATGCGCGCCGGCGTCTTCTCGGGCCCCGCCCTGCACGGCGAGGACGGTACCCGCCGGCCCGTCGACGAGCTGCTCGACGAGGTCCGCTCCGCGCCGCCGATGGCCGGTGCCGACCTGGCCGCCGAGGTCAGCGTCGACACGGCGTACGTCGTGCCCGCCCTGGGCCCGGACGGCACGCCGCGGGAGCAGCCCCTGGCCCGCGTGGCGGCCGTCGACCTGGGCATCAAGGCGATGACGCCGCAGCGGCTGGCCGAGCGCGGCGTCGAGGTGCACGTGCTGCCCTCGACGTCGACGATCGCCGACGTGCTGGCCGTCGAGCCGGACGGCGTCTTCTTCTCCAACGGCCCCGGCGACCCGTCGGCGGCCACCCACGAGATCGACCTGCTGCGGGGCGTGCTCGACCGCCGGGTGCCGTTCTTCGGCATCTGCTACGGCAACCAGCTGTTCGGCCGGGCCCTGGGCTTCGGCACGTACAAGCTGGGCTACGGCCACCGCGGCGTGAACCAGCCGGTCATGGACCGCACCACCGGCAAGGTCGAGATCACGGCCCACAACCACGGGTTCGCGGTCGACGCACCCCGCGACGCCGACACGGTCGCCCCGTTCGACGGCGGCCGGTACGGGCGCGTGCGGGTGTCGCACGTGTGCCTCAACGACGACGTCGTGGAGGGCCTCGAGGCGCTCGACCTGCCCGCGTTCTCCGTGCAGTACCACCCTGAGGCGGCCGCGGGCCCGCACGACGCGGCGTACCTGTTCGACCGGTTCCTCGACCTCATGACCGCCCCCCGCGACGGCTCGCACGACGCACCCGCGGGTGCCGCCGGGCCCACTGACGAGAAGGGTGCCGCCTGA
- a CDS encoding dihydroorotase yields MTTYLLRGVAPLGGDPTDVLLADGTVAALGAAAAADPRAADAHVVEGAGHVLLPGLVDLHTHLREPGREDAETIVSGTRAAALGGFTAVHAMANTTPTQDTAGVVEQVWRIGRDAGWVDVHPVGAVTVGLEGERLAELAAMARSAARVRVFSDDGRCVHDPVVMRRALEYVKAFDGVVAQHAQEPRLTDGAQMHEGVVSAELGLTGWPAVAEEAIVARDVLLAEHVGSRLHVCHLSTAGSVEIVRWAKARGIDVTAEATPHHLMLTDELVRGYDPRYKVNPPLRTAADVEAVRAGLEDGTIDIVATDHAPHTREDKDCEWAAAAFGMTGLETVLSVVQAAMVDTGRMTWADVARVLSTAPARIGRVEDQGRPVAVGEPANLTLVDPAARRVVVPEEQATASVNSPFGGVELPGAVVATFLRGRATVLDGRPVERTAAAEGVHA; encoded by the coding sequence ATGACCACCTACCTGCTGCGGGGCGTCGCGCCCCTGGGCGGCGACCCCACCGACGTGCTGCTCGCCGACGGCACGGTCGCCGCGCTCGGTGCCGCGGCCGCCGCCGACCCGCGGGCCGCCGACGCGCACGTCGTCGAGGGCGCCGGGCACGTGCTGCTGCCCGGCCTGGTCGACCTGCACACCCACCTGCGCGAGCCGGGCCGCGAGGACGCCGAGACCATCGTGTCCGGCACGCGGGCCGCCGCGCTCGGCGGGTTCACCGCCGTGCACGCGATGGCGAACACGACACCCACCCAGGACACCGCGGGCGTCGTGGAGCAGGTCTGGCGGATCGGGCGCGACGCGGGCTGGGTCGACGTGCACCCCGTCGGCGCCGTCACGGTCGGCCTCGAGGGCGAGCGGCTCGCCGAGCTCGCGGCGATGGCCCGCTCCGCGGCCCGGGTGCGGGTGTTCTCCGACGACGGGAGGTGCGTGCACGACCCCGTGGTCATGCGCCGGGCCCTGGAGTACGTCAAGGCGTTCGACGGGGTCGTGGCCCAGCACGCCCAGGAGCCGCGGCTGACCGACGGCGCCCAGATGCACGAGGGCGTCGTCTCGGCCGAGCTCGGCCTGACGGGCTGGCCGGCGGTCGCCGAGGAGGCGATCGTCGCCCGCGACGTGCTGCTCGCCGAGCACGTCGGATCCCGCCTGCACGTGTGCCACCTGTCGACGGCCGGGTCCGTCGAGATCGTGCGCTGGGCCAAGGCCCGCGGCATCGACGTCACCGCCGAGGCGACGCCGCACCACCTCATGCTCACCGACGAGCTCGTGCGCGGGTACGACCCGCGCTACAAGGTCAACCCGCCGCTGCGCACCGCCGCGGACGTCGAGGCCGTGCGCGCCGGGCTCGAGGACGGGACGATCGACATCGTCGCGACCGACCACGCCCCGCACACGCGCGAGGACAAGGACTGCGAGTGGGCCGCGGCGGCCTTCGGCATGACCGGGCTGGAGACGGTCCTGTCGGTCGTGCAGGCCGCGATGGTCGACACCGGGCGGATGACCTGGGCGGACGTCGCGCGCGTGCTGTCGACGGCGCCCGCCCGGATCGGGCGCGTCGAGGACCAGGGGCGGCCGGTCGCGGTCGGCGAGCCGGCGAACCTCACGCTCGTCGACCCCGCCGCGCGCCGCGTCGTGGTGCCCGAGGAGCAGGCCACCGCGAGCGTCAACAGCCCGTTCGGCGGCGTCGAGCTGCCCGGTGCGGTCGTCGCGACGTTCCTGCGGGGCCGGGCCACCGTGCTCGACGGCCGGCCCGTCGAGCGCACCGCCGCCGCCGAGGGGGTGCACGCCTGA